A stretch of the Gemmatirosa kalamazoonensis genome encodes the following:
- a CDS encoding class I SAM-dependent methyltransferase, with protein sequence MTRHGAGSTDVPRAASSTARGVAVLRAAHLLLDGAPPILNDTVIARLLGDDTESRIRGRADELQAPTVRGLRSHVLLRSRFTEDALEQAVADGVEQYVLLGAGLDTFAYRQPPWASRLAITEVDHPASQTAKRAALARAGIAIPVNLRFADVDFERESLAEGLARCGVDAAKRTFFSWLGVTMYLTREAIHATLRTVRSFASGSEIVLTFAQPNPDATSGADRLAGGAAAVGEPWISYFTPEDVAAMLRSLGFSGARFLSREEAAHRYYAGRADGLSAPRRVSIVSATV encoded by the coding sequence GTGACGCGACACGGTGCCGGATCGACCGACGTTCCGCGCGCCGCGAGCAGCACGGCGCGCGGCGTCGCCGTCCTGCGGGCGGCGCACCTGCTCCTCGACGGCGCGCCGCCCATCCTGAACGACACCGTGATCGCGCGGCTGCTCGGCGACGACACTGAGTCGCGGATTCGCGGTCGCGCCGACGAGCTGCAGGCCCCGACGGTGCGTGGGCTGCGCTCGCACGTGCTGCTGCGCAGCCGATTCACCGAGGATGCGCTCGAGCAGGCCGTCGCCGACGGAGTCGAGCAGTACGTGCTGCTCGGCGCGGGCCTCGACACGTTCGCGTACCGCCAGCCGCCGTGGGCGAGCCGGCTCGCGATCACCGAGGTCGACCACCCCGCGAGCCAGACGGCGAAGCGCGCGGCGTTGGCCCGCGCGGGCATCGCGATCCCCGTCAACCTGCGGTTCGCCGACGTCGACTTCGAGCGCGAGTCGCTCGCCGAGGGCCTCGCGCGCTGCGGCGTGGACGCGGCGAAGCGCACGTTCTTCTCGTGGCTCGGCGTCACCATGTATCTGACGCGCGAGGCGATCCACGCGACGCTGCGCACCGTGCGGTCGTTCGCGTCGGGGAGCGAGATCGTGCTCACGTTCGCGCAACCGAACCCCGACGCGACGTCGGGCGCGGACCGTCTCGCCGGCGGTGCCGCAGCGGTCGGCGAGCCGTGGATCAGCTACTTCACGCCGGAGGACGTGGCGGCGATGCTGCGGTCGCTCGGGTTCTCCGGCGCGCGATTCCTGTCGCGCGAGGAGGCCGCGCACCGCTACTACGCCGGCCGCGCGGACGGGCTGTCGGCGCCGCGACGCGTGTCGATCGTGTCGGCGACGGTGTAG
- a CDS encoding ABC transporter permease has translation MPNLRLAFRTLRRTPFVTAVAVLSLALGIGANAAIFSLVRELLLAPLPVPHPEQLVIFGGNTPTPGSHQTTLAGGDSKWIFSYAMFRDLEAQPGPFSGVAGHQDFNANLAARGNVVNARAEFVSGSYFGVLGVKPAIGRLLGRDDDRVIGANAVAVLSHDYWQSQLGGDPSVVGTTMTVNGQSMRIIGVTEAGFQGTTLGNRPALFVPITMRGVLDAGYTGYEQRRQYWIYVFARLRPGVTLEQAAARENVVYHRIINQVEAPLQRGVSEATLARFKAKSLDLFDGRRGSSDLHDETRTPLVLLFGITMLVLAIACANIANLLLARSANRATEMSVRLSLGASRTHLLAQLLAESVLLASLGGLTGLGVAWATLHGIVALLPQEVSSTLAFAVDPSAIGFAAALSMTTGLLFGLFPALHGTRSELVTALRSGSNKTTAARGAARFRTSLGTAQFALSMALLVSAGLFIRSLDNVGRVRLGIDVDELVTFRLAPVLNGYSGAESQALFARVAREVGAIPGVRGVTAARVPLIGGNNWDNDMNVQGFPHGPDTDTDAYFNAVGPDFFRATGQPLVAGRELTASDALGAPRVAVVNEAFVKKFRLGDGAVGRMVGEGDSLTHVIVGVVKNAKYSGVKQEDRPVYFLPYAQDTTVGSLSFYVRSTVPARTLLPEIRGTLARIDRTLPVTSLKTMPQQIRENVYLDRLITTLSAGFAALATLLAAVGLYGVLAYSVAQRTREIGVRMALGASARSIVAMVLRSVGTMAVVGAAVGIAAAYGIGRGAESLLFGVRGSDPLVVIAAVVALSLVSLAASSIPAWRAARVDPTRALRYE, from the coding sequence ATGCCAAACCTCCGCCTCGCCTTCCGCACGCTGCGCCGGACGCCGTTCGTCACCGCCGTCGCCGTGCTCTCGCTCGCCCTCGGCATCGGGGCCAACGCGGCCATCTTCTCGCTCGTGCGCGAGCTGCTGCTCGCGCCGCTGCCGGTGCCGCACCCCGAGCAGCTCGTCATCTTCGGCGGCAACACGCCGACGCCCGGCTCGCACCAGACGACGCTCGCCGGGGGCGACAGCAAGTGGATCTTCAGCTACGCCATGTTCCGCGACCTCGAGGCCCAGCCGGGGCCGTTCAGCGGCGTGGCGGGGCATCAGGACTTCAACGCGAACCTCGCGGCACGCGGCAACGTCGTGAACGCGCGGGCCGAGTTCGTGTCGGGCTCGTACTTCGGCGTGCTCGGCGTGAAGCCCGCGATCGGCCGGCTGCTCGGCCGCGACGACGACCGCGTGATCGGCGCCAACGCGGTCGCGGTGCTGAGCCACGACTACTGGCAGAGCCAGCTCGGCGGCGACCCGTCGGTCGTCGGTACGACGATGACGGTGAACGGCCAGTCGATGCGCATCATCGGCGTCACCGAGGCGGGGTTCCAGGGCACGACGCTCGGCAACCGGCCGGCGCTCTTCGTGCCCATCACGATGCGCGGCGTGCTCGACGCGGGCTACACCGGCTACGAGCAGCGCCGCCAGTACTGGATCTACGTCTTCGCGCGGCTCCGTCCCGGCGTCACGCTCGAGCAGGCGGCGGCGCGCGAGAACGTGGTCTATCATCGCATCATCAACCAGGTCGAGGCGCCGCTCCAGCGGGGCGTGAGCGAGGCGACGCTGGCGCGCTTCAAGGCCAAGTCGCTCGATCTCTTCGACGGACGGCGCGGCTCGAGCGACCTGCACGACGAGACACGGACGCCGCTCGTCCTCCTGTTCGGCATCACGATGCTCGTGCTCGCGATCGCGTGCGCCAACATCGCGAACCTGCTGCTCGCCCGCTCGGCCAACCGCGCCACGGAGATGTCCGTGCGGCTCTCGTTAGGCGCGTCGCGCACGCACCTGCTCGCGCAGTTGCTCGCCGAGTCGGTGCTCCTCGCGTCGCTCGGCGGCCTGACGGGGTTGGGCGTCGCGTGGGCCACGCTGCACGGCATCGTCGCGCTGCTGCCGCAGGAGGTCTCGTCGACGCTCGCGTTCGCGGTCGACCCGAGCGCGATCGGGTTCGCCGCCGCGCTGTCGATGACGACCGGGCTGCTGTTCGGGCTCTTCCCCGCCCTGCACGGCACGCGCTCGGAGCTCGTGACGGCGCTGCGCAGCGGGTCCAACAAGACCACGGCGGCGCGCGGCGCGGCCCGCTTCCGCACCTCGCTCGGCACGGCGCAGTTCGCGCTGTCGATGGCGCTGCTCGTGTCGGCGGGGCTGTTCATCCGGAGCCTCGACAACGTCGGCCGCGTGCGCCTCGGCATCGACGTCGACGAGCTGGTGACGTTCCGCCTGGCCCCGGTGCTGAACGGCTACTCCGGCGCGGAGTCGCAGGCGCTGTTCGCGCGCGTGGCGCGCGAGGTCGGCGCGATCCCCGGCGTGCGCGGCGTGACGGCGGCGCGCGTGCCGCTCATCGGCGGCAACAACTGGGACAACGACATGAACGTGCAGGGATTCCCGCACGGGCCCGACACCGACACGGACGCGTACTTCAACGCGGTGGGCCCGGACTTCTTCCGCGCGACGGGCCAGCCGCTGGTCGCGGGGCGCGAGCTCACCGCGTCCGACGCGCTCGGCGCGCCGCGCGTCGCGGTCGTCAACGAGGCGTTCGTGAAGAAGTTCCGGCTCGGCGACGGCGCGGTGGGGCGCATGGTCGGCGAGGGGGACAGCCTCACGCACGTGATCGTCGGCGTCGTGAAGAACGCGAAGTACAGCGGCGTGAAGCAGGAGGACCGCCCCGTGTACTTCCTGCCGTACGCGCAGGACACGACGGTCGGCTCGCTCAGCTTCTACGTGCGCAGCACCGTGCCCGCGCGCACGCTGCTGCCGGAGATCCGCGGCACGCTCGCGCGCATCGACCGCACGCTCCCGGTCACGTCGCTCAAGACCATGCCGCAGCAGATCCGCGAGAACGTCTACCTCGACCGGCTGATCACGACGCTCTCCGCCGGGTTCGCGGCGCTCGCCACGCTGCTCGCCGCGGTCGGCCTGTACGGCGTCCTCGCGTACTCGGTGGCGCAGCGCACGCGCGAGATCGGCGTGCGCATGGCGTTAGGCGCGAGCGCACGCAGCATCGTCGCGATGGTGCTGCGCAGCGTCGGCACCATGGCGGTCGTCGGTGCGGCCGTGGGCATCGCCGCGGCGTACGGCATCGGGCGTGGCGCGGAGTCGCTGCTGTTCGGCGTGCGCGGCAGCGACCCGCTGGTGGTGATCGCCGCGGTCGTCGCGCTGTCGCTCGTGTCGCTCGCCGCGTCGTCGATTCCCGCGTGGCGTGCCGCGCGCGTGGACCCGACGCGCGCGCTCCGGTACGAGTAG
- a CDS encoding M28 family peptidase, which translates to MHSTKSVRRRLAGAAIALAVAAARIAPAAAQPTLHLPLSSSPPTGDSVIARIYDEGMRRSQAYPLAQTLMDSIGPRLTGSPANRAANDWLVRTYASWGVGARNEKYGTWRDWARGQSRVELLAPRARTLEATMLAWSPATPAGGVTGEVVMLPPTAESRDSAGFARWLGTVRGKLVLVSYPQPTCRPDSDYGAWAPPATVAAVKAARDSGAAEFRRRVTVGGYNTRTLLPALEAAGAAAVLGNTWSRGWGVDKIFAARTARVPTFDVSCEDYGLLARLAERGQHPRAHAVAEATSAPNEAPVYNTIAEVKGSALPNEYVMLSAHLDSWDGASGATDNGTGTIIMLEAMRILKQVYPHPKRTILVGHWSGEEEGDIGSGAFAADHPEVLAGLQALFNQDNGAGEIDTVQTNGFVDAAAHFARWMSRMPADVTRTTVLALPGIAHDESTDSDAFDCRDAPGFFLTSSDWSYGDYTWHTNRDTFDKIDFATIRRNATLVAMLAYEASEDPERVSRARRVPPVDAESGRTVAPPRCGTPPRSFAETLTRGGR; encoded by the coding sequence ATGCATTCCACGAAGTCCGTCCGACGCCGCCTCGCCGGCGCGGCGATCGCGCTCGCCGTAGCCGCCGCACGCATCGCGCCCGCCGCGGCGCAGCCCACGCTGCACCTGCCGCTCTCGTCGTCGCCGCCGACCGGCGACTCCGTCATCGCCCGCATCTACGACGAGGGCATGCGTCGCTCGCAGGCGTACCCGCTCGCGCAGACGCTGATGGACTCCATCGGACCGCGGCTCACCGGCTCGCCGGCGAACCGTGCGGCGAACGACTGGCTCGTGCGCACCTACGCATCGTGGGGCGTCGGCGCGCGCAACGAGAAGTACGGCACGTGGCGCGACTGGGCGCGCGGGCAGAGCCGGGTGGAGCTCCTCGCGCCGCGCGCGCGCACGCTCGAGGCGACCATGCTCGCGTGGAGTCCGGCGACGCCCGCCGGCGGCGTGACCGGCGAGGTGGTGATGCTGCCGCCGACCGCCGAGTCCCGCGACAGCGCAGGCTTCGCCCGATGGTTAGGCACCGTCCGCGGCAAGCTGGTGCTCGTGTCGTACCCGCAGCCGACCTGCCGTCCCGACTCCGACTATGGCGCGTGGGCGCCGCCGGCGACGGTGGCCGCCGTGAAGGCGGCACGCGACAGCGGCGCGGCCGAGTTCCGGCGCCGCGTCACGGTCGGCGGATACAACACGCGCACGCTGCTGCCGGCGCTGGAGGCCGCGGGGGCCGCGGCGGTGCTCGGCAACACGTGGTCGCGCGGCTGGGGCGTCGACAAGATCTTCGCCGCGCGAACCGCGCGCGTGCCGACGTTCGACGTGAGCTGCGAGGACTACGGGCTGCTCGCGCGGCTCGCCGAGCGCGGCCAGCACCCGCGCGCGCACGCCGTGGCCGAGGCGACGAGCGCGCCGAACGAGGCGCCCGTCTACAACACCATCGCCGAGGTGAAGGGGTCCGCGCTGCCTAACGAGTACGTGATGCTCTCGGCGCATCTCGACTCGTGGGACGGCGCGAGCGGCGCGACCGACAACGGCACGGGTACGATCATCATGCTCGAGGCGATGCGCATCCTGAAGCAGGTCTACCCGCATCCCAAGCGCACGATCCTCGTGGGGCACTGGAGCGGCGAGGAGGAGGGCGACATCGGCTCGGGCGCGTTCGCGGCGGACCACCCCGAGGTGCTCGCGGGGCTGCAGGCGCTGTTCAACCAGGACAACGGGGCCGGCGAGATCGACACCGTGCAGACGAACGGCTTCGTGGACGCGGCCGCGCACTTCGCGCGCTGGATGTCGCGCATGCCGGCCGACGTGACGCGCACCACGGTGCTCGCGCTCCCCGGCATCGCCCACGACGAGAGCACCGACAGCGACGCATTCGATTGCCGCGACGCGCCGGGCTTCTTCCTCACGTCGAGCGACTGGTCGTACGGCGACTACACGTGGCACACGAACCGCGACACGTTCGACAAGATCGACTTCGCGACGATCCGCCGGAACGCGACGCTCGTCGCGATGCTCGCCTACGAGGCGTCGGAGGATCCGGAGCGCGTGTCGCGCGCCCGGCGCGTGCCGCCGGTGGACGCCGAGTCCGGCCGCACCGTCGCGCCGCCGCGCTGCGGCACGCCGCCGCGCAGCTTCGCCGAGACGCTCACGCGCGGCGGGCGGTGA